The following coding sequences are from one Luteimonas sp. S4-F44 window:
- a CDS encoding S-(hydroxymethyl)glutathione dehydrogenase/class III alcohol dehydrogenase codes for MKSRAAVAFAPGQPLKIVEIDVAPPKAGEVLVKITHTGVCHTDAFTLSGDDPEGLFPAVLGHEGAGIVVEVGEGVTSVKPGDHVIPLYTAECGECLFCKSGKTNLCVAVRATQGKGVMPDSTTRFSYNGEPIYHYMGCSTFSEYTVVAEVSLAKINPDANPEHVCLLGCGVTTGIGAVHNTAKVQAGDSVAVFGLGGIGLAVIQGARQAKAGRIIAVDTNPSKFELAREFGATDCVNPKDFDQPIQQVIVEMTGWGVDHSFECIGNVNVMRAALECAHRGWGQSVIIGVAGAGQEISTRPFQLVTGRKWLGTAFGGVKGRSQLPGMVEDAMKGEIELAPFVTHTMGLDAINDAFDLMHEGKSIRSVVHY; via the coding sequence ATGAAATCCCGTGCTGCCGTCGCCTTCGCCCCTGGGCAACCGCTGAAGATCGTCGAGATCGACGTCGCGCCGCCAAAGGCCGGCGAGGTGCTGGTGAAGATCACCCACACCGGTGTCTGCCATACCGACGCGTTCACGCTGTCGGGCGACGATCCGGAAGGGCTGTTCCCCGCGGTGCTCGGCCACGAGGGCGCGGGCATCGTCGTCGAGGTGGGCGAGGGCGTGACCTCGGTCAAGCCGGGCGATCACGTGATCCCGCTTTACACCGCCGAATGCGGCGAGTGTCTGTTCTGCAAGTCAGGCAAGACCAACCTGTGCGTCGCCGTGCGCGCCACCCAGGGCAAGGGCGTGATGCCCGACAGCACCACGCGCTTCTCGTACAACGGTGAGCCGATCTATCACTATATGGGCTGCTCGACGTTCAGCGAGTACACCGTTGTCGCCGAGGTTTCGCTGGCGAAGATCAATCCCGACGCCAACCCCGAGCACGTCTGCCTGCTCGGCTGCGGCGTGACCACCGGCATCGGCGCGGTGCACAACACCGCCAAGGTGCAGGCAGGCGACAGCGTGGCGGTGTTCGGTCTGGGCGGCATCGGCCTGGCGGTGATCCAGGGTGCGCGCCAGGCGAAGGCCGGTCGCATCATCGCCGTCGACACCAACCCGTCGAAGTTCGAACTGGCGCGCGAATTCGGCGCCACCGACTGCGTGAACCCGAAGGACTTCGACCAGCCGATCCAGCAGGTCATCGTCGAGATGACCGGCTGGGGCGTGGACCACTCATTCGAGTGCATCGGCAACGTCAACGTGATGCGCGCCGCGCTCGAATGCGCCCACCGCGGTTGGGGCCAGAGCGTGATCATCGGTGTCGCCGGCGCCGGTCAGGAGATCAGCACGCGGCCGTTTCAGCTGGTCACCGGGCGCAAGTGGCTCGGCACCGCGTTCGGTGGCGTCAAGGGCCGCTCGCAGCTGCCGGGCATGGTCGAGGATGCGATGAAGGGCGAGATCGAACTGGCGCCGTTCGTCACCCACACGATGGGCCTGGACGCGATCAACGACGCCTTCGACCTGATGCACGAGGGCAAGTCGATCCGCTCGGTCGTCCATTACTGA
- the ppc gene encoding phosphoenolpyruvate carboxylase, whose protein sequence is MTPDASQDPALPLRDVEFARTDTLLRDDVRRLGAMVGDMLAEQASPALLERVEALRRAAIARRESGTPVDALAEALSQVATDDAEVLVRAFAAYFGAVNLAERVHRIRRRRDYQRASDAPQPGGLEAAVRALHEDGVTLEDLQGCLSRLHVEPVFTAHPTEAVRRVLLEKERTIVERLIADIDRERTPTERRADDARIGQALASAWQTSESPARKPTVADEVDHVGFYLSNVLYRVLPVFYEALGDAIERVYGTRPTLPQVLRFGTWVGGDMDGNPNVNAATMRAALGAQRSLALAQYRRDLRGLGHVLTQTLGRATIDDAVLVRVDDYRRRLPDAEAVLNPRHADMPYRRLLDLIDARLAATAAEHRAGYPDAGAFIDDLVLIDASLRAHRGEHAGRFALERLLWRARTFGFHLAALDLRQDSAVHDEVLGRIDGGDWAARDVAARVERLHAMLDAPPRAPAGDDGDVVASTLGVFRAVVDLRRSHGEAATGLYIISMARSAADALAVLALARIAGCVEDGDVPLDVAPLFETVDDLEAAPAVMRALFDDPRYRAHLATRGDRQTVMLGYSDSAKDGGLLASRWALQRTQVELTALAQAAGVRIAFFHGRGGSVSRGGGKTGRAIHAAPRGSVDGVLRVTEQGEVIHRKYGIRALALRNLEQTAAAVLQATLRPRPADPREDAWRALASELAGVSRAHYRALVHEREDFPDYFRAATPIDVIERLQIGSRPSRRREGGIANLRAIPWVFAWAQNRSGLTGWYGLGTALAHGIARHGREAMTEMARDWPFFRAALDDVEMLLAKSDIDIFERYSQLAGDAHAAFFPEIAAEFRRTRDAILLLKDQDVLLADDYRLQLSIRLRNPYVDPISLLQVELLRRWRAADREDDNLLRALISTVNGIAAGIQNTG, encoded by the coding sequence ATGACGCCAGACGCCTCCCAAGACCCCGCCTTACCGCTGCGCGACGTCGAGTTCGCGCGCACCGATACCCTGCTGCGCGACGATGTCCGCCGACTCGGCGCGATGGTCGGCGACATGCTCGCCGAGCAGGCCTCGCCGGCGCTGCTCGAGCGCGTCGAGGCGCTGCGGCGCGCGGCGATCGCGCGGCGCGAATCCGGCACCCCGGTCGATGCGCTAGCCGAAGCTCTGTCGCAGGTTGCCACCGACGATGCCGAGGTGCTGGTGCGCGCCTTCGCCGCCTACTTCGGCGCGGTCAATCTGGCCGAGCGCGTGCACCGCATCCGCCGTCGCCGCGACTACCAGCGCGCCAGCGACGCGCCGCAGCCCGGTGGACTGGAAGCCGCGGTGCGCGCGCTGCACGAGGACGGCGTGACCCTCGAGGACTTGCAGGGGTGTCTTTCGCGGCTGCATGTCGAGCCGGTGTTCACCGCGCATCCGACCGAGGCGGTGCGCCGGGTGCTGCTGGAAAAGGAGCGCACGATCGTTGAACGGCTGATCGCCGACATCGACCGCGAACGCACACCGACCGAGCGCCGGGCCGACGACGCCCGGATCGGGCAGGCACTCGCCTCGGCCTGGCAGACCTCCGAATCGCCGGCGCGCAAACCCACCGTCGCCGACGAAGTCGACCATGTCGGCTTCTATCTGTCGAACGTGCTCTACCGCGTGCTGCCGGTGTTCTACGAAGCGCTCGGCGACGCGATCGAACGCGTCTACGGCACGCGGCCCACCTTGCCGCAGGTACTGCGCTTCGGAACCTGGGTCGGCGGCGACATGGACGGCAATCCCAACGTCAACGCCGCCACCATGCGCGCCGCACTTGGCGCCCAACGCAGCCTGGCGCTGGCGCAGTACCGCCGCGACCTGCGCGGGCTGGGCCATGTGCTGACCCAAACCCTGGGCCGGGCGACGATCGACGACGCGGTGCTGGTGCGGGTCGACGACTATCGGCGGCGGCTGCCCGACGCCGAGGCGGTGCTCAATCCACGGCACGCTGATATGCCCTACCGGCGGCTGCTCGACCTGATCGACGCGCGCCTGGCGGCGACCGCGGCCGAGCATCGCGCCGGCTACCCCGACGCCGGCGCGTTCATCGACGACCTAGTGTTGATCGACGCCAGCCTGCGCGCGCACCGCGGCGAGCACGCCGGGCGCTTCGCGCTCGAACGGTTGCTGTGGCGTGCGCGCACCTTCGGCTTCCATCTCGCCGCCCTCGACCTGCGTCAGGATTCGGCGGTCCACGACGAGGTCCTCGGCCGCATCGACGGCGGCGACTGGGCGGCGCGCGATGTCGCCGCGCGCGTCGAACGCCTGCACGCGATGCTCGACGCGCCGCCGCGGGCACCGGCCGGCGACGACGGTGATGTCGTCGCCTCGACACTCGGCGTGTTCCGCGCCGTGGTCGATCTGCGTCGCAGCCACGGCGAGGCTGCGACCGGCCTGTACATCATCTCGATGGCGCGCAGCGCCGCCGATGCACTGGCGGTGCTGGCGCTGGCGCGCATCGCCGGCTGCGTCGAGGACGGCGACGTACCGCTCGATGTCGCCCCGCTGTTCGAGACCGTCGATGACCTGGAGGCGGCACCGGCGGTCATGCGCGCGCTGTTCGACGATCCCCGCTACCGGGCGCATCTGGCCACGCGCGGCGACCGCCAGACCGTGATGCTCGGCTACTCGGACAGCGCCAAGGACGGTGGCTTGCTGGCCTCGCGTTGGGCGTTGCAGCGCACCCAGGTTGAACTGACCGCGCTGGCCCAGGCCGCCGGGGTGCGCATCGCCTTCTTCCACGGCCGCGGCGGTTCGGTCAGTCGCGGCGGCGGCAAGACCGGCCGCGCGATCCATGCCGCGCCGCGCGGCTCGGTCGACGGCGTGCTGCGCGTGACCGAGCAGGGCGAGGTGATCCACCGCAAGTACGGCATCCGCGCGCTGGCGCTGCGCAACCTCGAACAGACCGCCGCCGCGGTGCTGCAGGCCACGCTGCGTCCGCGCCCGGCCGACCCGCGCGAGGACGCCTGGCGGGCCCTGGCCAGCGAACTTGCCGGCGTCTCGCGCGCGCACTACCGCGCACTGGTGCACGAGCGCGAGGACTTCCCCGATTACTTCCGCGCCGCCACGCCGATCGATGTCATCGAGCGGCTGCAGATCGGTTCGCGGCCTTCGCGTCGGCGCGAGGGCGGCATCGCCAACCTGCGCGCGATTCCCTGGGTGTTCGCCTGGGCGCAGAACCGCTCCGGCCTGACCGGCTGGTACGGCCTGGGCACCGCGCTCGCGCACGGCATCGCGCGCCACGGCCGCGAAGCGATGACCGAGATGGCCCGCGACTGGCCGTTCTTCCGCGCCGCGCTCGACGATGTCGAGATGCTGCTGGCCAAGAGCGACATCGACATCTTCGAGCGCTATTCGCAGCTGGCCGGCGACGCTCATGCCGCGTTCTTCCCCGAGATCGCGGCGGAGTTCCGCCGCACCCGCGACGCGATCCTGCTGCTCAAGGACCAGGACGTGCTGCTGGCCGACGACTACCGCCTGCAGTTGTCGATCCGCCTGCGCAACCCCTACGTCGATCCGATCAGCCTGCTGCAGGTCGAACTGCTGCGCCGCTGGCGCGCCGCCGACCGCGAGGACGACAACCTGCTGCGCGCGCTGATCTCGACCGTCAACGGCATTGCCGCGGGCATCCAGAACACCGGCTGA
- the fghA gene encoding S-formylglutathione hydrolase: MKRIEHRASFGGWQDVYEHTSDTLGCTMRFAVYLPPQAEQGPLPVLYWLSGLTCNEQNFITKAGAQRYAAEHGVMLVAPDTSPRGEAVADAEGYDLGQGAGFYVDATQAPWAAHYRMHDYIARELPALIEAQFPATGARAISGHSMGGHGALVIALKHPGRYRSVSAFSPIVAPSQVPWGEKAFSAYLGDDRAAWQAWDATALVATARERLPLLIDQGEADEFLDGQLRPQLLQAACAAASHPLELRMQPGYDHSYYFIASFIGDHIAHHARALRG; this comes from the coding sequence ATGAAACGCATCGAACACCGCGCCAGCTTCGGCGGCTGGCAGGACGTCTACGAACACACCTCCGACACGCTCGGCTGCACGATGCGGTTCGCGGTCTATCTGCCGCCGCAGGCCGAACAGGGCCCGCTGCCGGTGCTGTACTGGCTGAGCGGCCTGACCTGCAACGAGCAGAACTTCATCACCAAGGCCGGTGCGCAGCGCTACGCCGCCGAGCACGGCGTGATGCTCGTTGCGCCCGACACCAGCCCGCGCGGCGAGGCCGTGGCCGATGCCGAGGGCTACGACCTCGGCCAGGGGGCCGGCTTCTATGTCGACGCCACGCAGGCGCCGTGGGCGGCGCACTACCGCATGCACGATTACATCGCGCGCGAACTGCCCGCGTTGATCGAAGCGCAGTTCCCGGCCACCGGTGCGCGCGCGATCAGCGGGCATTCGATGGGCGGCCACGGCGCGCTGGTGATTGCGCTCAAGCACCCGGGGCGCTACCGCAGCGTGTCGGCGTTCTCGCCGATCGTCGCGCCCAGCCAGGTGCCGTGGGGTGAGAAGGCGTTCTCGGCGTATCTCGGCGACGACCGCGCCGCCTGGCAGGCCTGGGATGCAACCGCGTTGGTGGCCACGGCGCGCGAGCGGCTGCCGCTGCTGATCGACCAGGGCGAGGCCGACGAGTTCCTCGACGGCCAGCTGCGCCCGCAGCTGCTGCAGGCCGCCTGCGCCGCCGCCAGCCATCCGCTCGAACTGCGCATGCAGCCCGGCTACGACCACAGCTACTACTTCATCGCCAGCTTCATCGGCGACCATATCGCCCACCACGCCCGCGCGCTGCGCGGCTGA
- the frmR gene encoding formaldehyde-responsive transcriptional repressor FrmR, with the protein MPHSPEEKKRVLARVRRMRGQLDALERALEAGAECAPVLQQLAAIRGAVNGLMAGVLESHLREELAGASSADRRQASIDDAIALVRSYLR; encoded by the coding sequence ATGCCGCATTCGCCCGAGGAAAAAAAGCGCGTGCTTGCCCGTGTGCGCCGCATGCGCGGCCAGCTCGACGCGCTCGAGCGCGCGCTCGAGGCCGGGGCCGAGTGCGCGCCGGTGCTCCAGCAGCTCGCGGCGATCCGTGGCGCGGTCAACGGTCTGATGGCCGGCGTGCTGGAAAGTCACCTGCGCGAAGAACTCGCCGGCGCCAGCAGTGCTGACCGGCGGCAGGCCTCGATCGACGACGCCATCGCGCTGGTCCGGTCCTACCTGCGCTGA